A single genomic interval of Stieleria maiorica harbors:
- a CDS encoding nucleoside hydrolase — MTRKIIIDTDPGIDDAVALTASLFDPRLNVLAVTATAGTVTAEQATSNACAIVSMLDPPRYPRIGKAVPPETASAIDDLFLNGVCGLGELTIGQTQRQHLPTSEKVIAELARQHPGEITLVCLGPLTNLARLYRRDPAAVNLLDKVVISGGAVNVAGNASSVAEFNLFFDPAAASEVFASPTTKSLLPLDVTGQVEFGVDLLEQLPSKQSRAGELLHQILPFAFRTAHQRLGRELVPLIDAATIAAVVEPELFDWTEMAGKVETQGLLTRGMSVFDQRLRPEWHANMEVALSADIDEVKGLVRRSLRYAGQKS, encoded by the coding sequence GGAATCGACGATGCCGTCGCGTTGACGGCATCGCTGTTTGACCCTCGTTTAAACGTCTTAGCGGTGACGGCGACCGCCGGAACCGTCACCGCCGAACAAGCGACGTCCAACGCCTGTGCGATCGTCTCCATGCTCGATCCCCCCCGTTATCCACGCATCGGCAAGGCCGTGCCGCCGGAAACCGCTTCCGCGATCGACGATTTGTTCCTCAACGGCGTCTGCGGGCTGGGGGAACTGACTATCGGCCAAACCCAACGCCAACACCTGCCGACCAGCGAGAAGGTGATCGCCGAACTCGCACGGCAACATCCCGGCGAAATCACGCTGGTGTGCTTGGGACCGCTGACCAACTTGGCACGCCTGTATCGGCGAGACCCGGCGGCCGTCAACCTGCTGGACAAAGTCGTGATCAGCGGCGGCGCGGTGAACGTCGCCGGAAACGCCAGCAGCGTGGCCGAGTTCAACCTGTTTTTCGATCCCGCCGCCGCCAGCGAGGTCTTTGCCTCACCGACGACCAAAAGCCTGCTGCCGTTGGATGTCACCGGCCAAGTCGAATTCGGCGTCGACCTGCTGGAGCAGTTACCGTCCAAACAATCGCGGGCCGGCGAGTTGCTGCACCAGATCCTGCCGTTTGCATTCCGTACCGCCCATCAACGACTCGGACGTGAACTGGTGCCACTGATTGACGCGGCGACGATTGCCGCGGTCGTCGAACCAGAACTGTTCGACTGGACGGAGATGGCCGGAAAGGTCGAAACGCAAGGCTTGCTCACCCGCGGGATGTCGGTGTTCGACCAACGCCTGCGACCCGAATGGCATGCCAATATGGAAGTCGCCCTGTCGGCAGACATTGACGAGGTCAAAGGGCTCGTCCGTCGAAGTTTGCGCTATGCCGGGCAGAAGTCGTAG
- a CDS encoding BBP7 family outer membrane beta-barrel protein, whose product MRTHLMRHFALVLGFSLGGLAAIDCAAFDSGYAANGTYQPPARWNNFRHPAAPIQSASPAQTAMPFGATVQSAAAQNTIEELPVPEGNRVYPPVPTMPPAPVVPRQPIVPQQQVMPPAPGMAPQAHYHQPGHAAPTVAPVHAHGPIASPGPVASHGQPCDAPSCASPYAAAAASPWQGSSCGTCATAPAPGPRPIAPWFGGSSLMFWNIAGSDSTPLVTDDSSMVLLRNRDLEPNDDTSFDVHAGRYFGCGQYAVDVEYMLWDPECLCRQVPDSGAGLRLINPALQTASINRGAGATTVYDDYDMNAASIQVIRDLRIQSLEVNLVGFGLMGARRLGSCSPAAPWGSCGLFGCNGKACGGAIGPLARAAGGRLRIQNSHGFRWFQLEDELEIGGDVDGMTGYGANDLYYKSIVENNLFGYQFGSRLSYCMGSRAMLNLGGKIGIYGNDAEFFHSITTTTATAYTNSQGAGAGDLYTRQSDISLAGLGELDLGLGYRISNCWSVNGGYRVLAACGVATAVGQMPTQYTSAATAGAVRADDCLILHGAYIGFDYNW is encoded by the coding sequence GTGAGAACTCATTTGATGCGACACTTCGCACTCGTACTCGGGTTCAGTCTCGGCGGCCTCGCTGCTATCGACTGTGCCGCATTCGATTCGGGCTACGCCGCCAACGGCACCTATCAACCGCCTGCTCGATGGAATAATTTTCGACATCCCGCAGCGCCGATCCAGTCTGCATCGCCGGCCCAAACGGCGATGCCTTTCGGCGCGACGGTGCAGTCGGCTGCGGCGCAAAACACCATTGAGGAATTGCCCGTCCCCGAAGGCAATCGAGTTTATCCGCCGGTCCCGACCATGCCGCCGGCACCGGTCGTGCCGCGGCAACCGATCGTGCCGCAGCAACAGGTGATGCCGCCGGCGCCGGGGATGGCTCCACAAGCCCATTACCACCAGCCGGGGCACGCGGCGCCGACGGTCGCCCCGGTGCATGCCCACGGGCCGATCGCCTCACCTGGGCCGGTCGCATCGCACGGGCAACCCTGTGACGCCCCGTCGTGTGCCAGCCCCTATGCTGCCGCGGCGGCGTCGCCATGGCAGGGTTCATCGTGTGGAACCTGCGCGACGGCGCCCGCGCCAGGTCCGCGACCGATCGCTCCGTGGTTCGGCGGGTCAAGCTTGATGTTCTGGAATATCGCCGGCAGCGACAGCACCCCGCTGGTCACCGACGACAGCAGCATGGTCTTGCTGCGAAACCGCGACCTGGAGCCGAATGACGACACCAGCTTTGACGTGCACGCCGGCCGTTACTTCGGATGCGGACAGTACGCCGTCGATGTCGAGTACATGTTGTGGGATCCGGAATGTCTGTGTCGCCAAGTGCCCGACAGCGGTGCGGGTTTGCGGTTGATCAATCCCGCGCTCCAAACCGCGTCGATCAATCGCGGCGCCGGTGCGACCACGGTCTACGACGACTACGACATGAACGCGGCGAGTATCCAGGTGATCCGCGACTTGAGGATCCAAAGCCTGGAGGTCAACCTGGTCGGGTTCGGACTGATGGGGGCGCGACGGCTGGGTTCTTGCAGTCCTGCGGCGCCTTGGGGAAGTTGCGGTCTGTTCGGCTGCAACGGGAAAGCGTGCGGCGGTGCGATCGGTCCGCTCGCACGAGCCGCCGGTGGACGACTGCGGATTCAAAACTCCCACGGGTTCCGCTGGTTCCAACTGGAAGACGAGCTTGAAATCGGCGGTGATGTCGACGGCATGACCGGCTACGGGGCGAACGACCTGTACTACAAGTCGATCGTCGAGAACAATCTGTTCGGTTATCAGTTCGGGTCGCGTCTGAGCTATTGCATGGGCAGTCGTGCGATGCTGAATCTGGGCGGCAAGATCGGCATCTACGGAAACGATGCCGAATTCTTTCACAGCATCACGACCACCACCGCGACGGCTTACACCAACTCGCAAGGTGCCGGTGCCGGAGACCTCTACACGCGGCAATCGGACATCTCGCTGGCCGGACTCGGCGAACTGGACCTCGGACTGGGGTACCGGATCAGCAACTGCTGGAGCGTCAACGGCGGCTATCGCGTGCTGGCGGCTTGCGGCGTCGCAACCGCGGTGGGGCAAATGCCGACCCAATACACCTCCGCCGCGACGGCCGGGGCGGTGCGTGCCGACGACTGTCTGATCCTGCACGGTGCCTACATCGGATTCGATTACAACTGGTAG
- a CDS encoding glutamate--tRNA ligase family protein, with protein sequence MRTRLAPSPTGAQHLGNARTHLIAYWAARQCGGELVFRIDDLDSPRVKDWAIKQAIEDIRWLGIDWDGPPTLQTEHQPRYRQTLATITGGRNLAYPCVCSRKDIAEALSAPHESRFQGEGPVYPGTCAGYRDGAPIPPQLHCWRLRVSDETLVFDDQVLGRQQCNPARELGDFPITTKNDQVSYQLAVVVDDMCQNVDWVIRGNDLVASTFRQLELYRHLGCRPPRYAHVPLVRGVDGRRLAKRHGDTRLSHYRECGVAAEAIVGWAAHSLGLTDTAEPQKAADLIDRFDWSRLPKQDTVIDAERLFGL encoded by the coding sequence ATGCGCACCCGGCTTGCTCCGTCACCGACCGGGGCGCAGCACCTGGGCAATGCGCGAACCCACTTGATCGCCTATTGGGCGGCGCGTCAGTGCGGAGGAGAATTGGTCTTTCGAATCGACGACCTGGATTCGCCCCGCGTCAAGGACTGGGCGATCAAGCAGGCGATCGAGGACATCCGCTGGTTGGGCATCGATTGGGACGGTCCGCCGACGCTGCAAACCGAGCACCAACCGCGCTATCGGCAAACGCTCGCGACGATCACCGGTGGGCGAAACCTTGCCTATCCCTGTGTCTGTTCGCGCAAGGACATCGCCGAGGCGTTGTCGGCGCCGCATGAAAGTCGGTTTCAAGGTGAGGGCCCGGTCTATCCGGGAACCTGTGCGGGGTATCGCGACGGAGCCCCGATTCCGCCGCAGCTGCATTGTTGGCGGTTGCGTGTCAGCGACGAAACGTTGGTGTTTGATGATCAGGTGCTTGGCCGCCAACAATGTAACCCGGCGCGGGAGTTGGGTGATTTCCCGATCACCACCAAGAACGATCAAGTTTCGTATCAATTGGCCGTCGTGGTGGATGACATGTGTCAAAACGTGGACTGGGTCATTCGCGGCAACGACCTGGTCGCCAGCACGTTTCGCCAATTGGAACTCTATCGCCATCTGGGATGTCGGCCGCCACGCTACGCCCACGTGCCTTTGGTCCGGGGAGTCGACGGCCGGCGGTTGGCCAAGCGTCACGGGGATACCCGGTTGAGCCATTATCGCGAATGCGGGGTGGCTGCCGAAGCCATCGTCGGTTGGGCGGCACACTCGCTGGGGTTGACCGACACGGCAGAACCTCAAAAAGCCGCGGACCTGATCGACCGCTTCGACTGGTCTCGTTTGCCCAAGCAAGACACCGTGATCGACGCCGAGCGATTGTTCGGATTGTGA
- a CDS encoding sugar phosphate isomerase/epimerase family protein, with the protein MKYAICNETFGEMPLDQALQIARQAGYTGWEVAPFMLTDDVTQFTADQRAAYRDAVAVAGLEIIGLHWLLAKTEGFHLTTLDEAVRRKTSDYFCELARLCRDLGGDVMVLGSPQQRNFPPSQTEEQAMDAAADCLRAVVPTLNECGVRIAIEPLGRGEGNFLNTAAAGRDLMNRIDSPQVGLHLDVKAMSDEPTPVPQIIRDNADVMMHFHANDPNLLGPGMGDVDFRPIFEAVKEVGYVGWTSVEVFDYSLGAEAIARQSMANMIAAQS; encoded by the coding sequence GTGAAGTACGCCATTTGTAACGAGACCTTCGGCGAGATGCCACTGGACCAAGCACTTCAAATCGCTCGCCAGGCGGGCTACACCGGCTGGGAAGTGGCCCCGTTCATGCTCACCGACGACGTGACACAATTCACCGCCGACCAGCGCGCCGCCTATCGCGATGCGGTGGCCGTTGCGGGGCTGGAAATCATCGGGTTGCACTGGTTGTTGGCCAAAACGGAAGGGTTTCATCTGACGACGTTGGACGAAGCGGTCCGCCGGAAAACGAGCGACTACTTCTGCGAACTCGCCCGGTTGTGCCGTGATCTGGGTGGCGATGTGATGGTGTTGGGATCGCCCCAGCAACGTAATTTTCCGCCCTCTCAAACCGAAGAACAGGCGATGGACGCAGCGGCAGATTGTTTGCGTGCGGTCGTGCCGACGCTCAATGAGTGCGGGGTCCGAATCGCGATCGAGCCGTTGGGGCGGGGTGAGGGCAATTTTCTTAACACCGCCGCAGCCGGTCGCGACCTGATGAATCGGATCGACAGCCCGCAGGTGGGGCTGCACTTGGACGTCAAAGCGATGAGTGACGAACCGACTCCGGTTCCCCAGATCATTCGCGACAACGCCGACGTGATGATGCACTTTCATGCCAACGATCCCAATTTGTTGGGACCGGGCATGGGCGACGTCGACTTTCGACCGATCTTTGAGGCCGTTAAAGAAGTCGGATACGTCGGCTGGACCAGCGTCGAGGTCTTCGATTACTCGTTGGGGGCCGAAGCGATTGCGCGACAGAGCATGGCCAACATGATCGCCGCGCAGTCGTGA
- a CDS encoding DUF2752 domain-containing protein, translating into METLQPLTSTDYTGPAGRRGWLLRIAAAIAAVVLVGLLATAAALQPDSAGLGTHHQLGLPPCSIRVLFGIRCPSCGMTTSWAHMMEGEFRAAAAANLGGLLLAIYALCGLGTLLQIVRQGKIPSERTIRRYTIALIAIALVTLADWGMRVLG; encoded by the coding sequence GTGGAAACCTTGCAACCGCTGACATCAACCGATTACACCGGGCCGGCAGGTCGGCGCGGATGGTTGCTGCGGATCGCTGCGGCGATCGCGGCAGTCGTGCTGGTCGGATTGTTGGCGACCGCAGCGGCCCTGCAGCCCGATTCGGCCGGGTTGGGCACGCATCATCAACTCGGACTGCCCCCGTGCAGCATACGCGTGCTGTTCGGAATCCGCTGTCCCAGTTGCGGGATGACGACGTCGTGGGCGCACATGATGGAGGGAGAGTTTCGCGCCGCGGCCGCCGCCAACCTGGGCGGTTTGTTGTTGGCGATTTACGCGCTCTGCGGTCTGGGCACGCTGCTGCAAATCGTCCGGCAGGGAAAAATCCCATCGGAGCGCACGATCCGGCGCTACACGATTGCATTGATCGCCATCGCCCTGGTTACGCTGGCCGATTGGGGCATGCGGGTGTTGGGGTAG